The following proteins are co-located in the Sulfurovum sp. TSL6 genome:
- a CDS encoding MerR family transcriptional regulator, giving the protein MEYKISELVAKTDVPKSTILYYIREGLLPEAKKIKSNVHRYSDEHIELIHYIKYMKEEIGSTNEQIKFALQNQNQSLSSSATMLQPLMNTLSDIPSDAKHYTKEEFIEYYKVDTTLLEALLQDGILLPLHEDDYTEREASIIRLVMYFKEVGVDHTVLKAYAHHAKALSELEYQMQAKLCSVRDEKNFSTLWKIMFESLFNAKTYLFNRNTYRVLLNAVKNEVKQ; this is encoded by the coding sequence ATGGAATATAAGATATCTGAACTTGTGGCAAAGACAGATGTTCCTAAATCAACGATTTTGTATTACATCAGAGAAGGCTTACTCCCTGAAGCAAAGAAGATCAAATCCAATGTGCATCGATACAGTGATGAACACATTGAACTTATTCATTATATTAAATATATGAAAGAAGAGATAGGCAGTACCAACGAGCAGATCAAGTTTGCTCTACAGAATCAAAATCAGTCTTTATCCAGTTCAGCAACCATGTTGCAGCCATTGATGAATACACTCAGTGATATCCCTTCAGATGCGAAGCATTATACCAAAGAAGAATTTATTGAATATTACAAGGTTGATACAACGCTTTTAGAAGCGCTTTTACAGGATGGTATATTGTTACCTTTACATGAAGATGATTATACAGAGAGAGAAGCGAGTATCATTAGGTTAGTGATGTATTTTAAGGAAGTGGGAGTAGATCACACTGTTTTAAAAGCATATGCCCATCATGCCAAGGCACTCAGTGAACTTGAGTATCAAATGCAAGCCAAGCTTTGCAGTGTACGTGATGAGAAAAACTTTTCAACACTTTGGAAGATCATGTTCGAAAGTTTATTTAATGCCAAAACTTACCTCTTTAACCGTAATACTTATCGTGTTTTGCTCAATGCAGTGAAGAATGAAGTGAAACAATGA
- a CDS encoding carboxymuconolactone decarboxylase family protein, with amino-acid sequence MAHIPLPEFEDMSPEIQKRAQPILEQTGQLGEIFKLLALDEKIYFATDGMIQKYLLDETTLSYDTKESIALLISLENGCKMCVDVHKGIAKMLGMSEDRIKEVLQGVDAMHVPESEKALLNFCIKASGKENYKILKEEIDALKEYGYSDIQILEAVSITGYFNYINTLSNVFGLGQS; translated from the coding sequence ATGGCACACATACCATTACCAGAATTTGAAGACATGTCTCCAGAAATTCAGAAAAGAGCACAACCCATCTTGGAACAAACAGGACAATTGGGTGAAATATTTAAACTGTTAGCCTTGGATGAAAAGATCTATTTTGCAACGGATGGAATGATTCAGAAGTATCTTTTAGATGAAACAACACTCTCTTATGATACGAAAGAATCCATCGCCCTGCTCATCTCTTTGGAGAATGGTTGCAAAATGTGTGTCGATGTACACAAAGGTATTGCAAAAATGCTTGGTATGTCTGAAGATCGAATCAAAGAAGTACTTCAGGGTGTTGATGCCATGCATGTTCCAGAGAGTGAGAAGGCCCTATTGAATTTTTGTATCAAAGCCTCTGGAAAAGAGAATTATAAAATCCTAAAAGAAGAGATAGATGCACTGAAAGAATATGGCTACAGTGACATTCAAATTCTTGAAGCTGTATCTATTACAGGGTATTTTAACTATATCAATACCCTTTCAAATGTATTTGGTTTGGGACAGTCATGA
- a CDS encoding thioredoxin family protein — MKLRKILLLVLLTNIMTNASTIFTLSGVNKLYLVVEISGKTIPKSYKSMIMENLQTVTDDLKIDTTGYDPRSLAVLVNETKVDENTMINIQLIIGEEVKRLDNNEKTFALTYQNMGHFVLNNGDDPEDVFEDTLDTMLAKFSEQYIEENKKLTKVIINEENFASEMKYETNYDAAVKKSKKLQKNIMLVLVSNFCPWCRKFEQRVLLKNEVNALIQKNYIPLILNKEKDPFPKEFDTGFTPIIHFIDYKTQKSYQNVIGYNNKDEFTYILKSDNLAK; from the coding sequence ATGAAATTAAGAAAAATACTTCTCTTGGTACTTTTAACCAATATCATGACAAACGCTTCGACGATATTTACTCTATCCGGGGTCAACAAACTTTATTTAGTGGTGGAAATATCCGGTAAAACGATTCCCAAATCATATAAAAGTATGATCATGGAAAATTTACAAACAGTGACCGATGACTTGAAGATCGATACCACAGGTTATGACCCGAGATCTTTAGCTGTACTGGTCAATGAAACAAAGGTCGATGAGAATACGATGATCAATATTCAACTGATCATTGGTGAAGAAGTAAAACGTTTAGACAACAATGAAAAAACATTTGCATTGACGTACCAAAATATGGGGCACTTTGTATTGAATAATGGTGATGATCCAGAGGATGTATTTGAAGATACCTTGGACACAATGCTTGCAAAGTTCTCAGAACAATATATAGAAGAAAACAAAAAACTCACTAAAGTAATCATCAACGAAGAGAACTTTGCATCTGAAATGAAATATGAAACAAATTATGATGCAGCGGTCAAGAAATCCAAAAAACTACAAAAAAATATCATGCTTGTACTGGTGTCGAATTTCTGTCCCTGGTGTAGAAAATTTGAACAAAGAGTACTGCTTAAAAATGAGGTAAATGCTCTTATACAAAAAAACTATATTCCTCTTATTCTGAATAAAGAAAAAGATCCATTTCCAAAGGAATTTGATACGGGATTTACACCTATCATACATTTTATAGACTATAAGACACAAAAAAGCTATCAAAATGTCATCGGTTACAACAATAAAGATGAATTTACTTATATACTGAAATCAGACAATTTAGCAAAATAA
- a CDS encoding RMD1 family protein: MGIIKAYKFADGFDFDLIRKEVLGTFRAKALKDVLIIAKDNNLCFLFKYGVAVFWDFEDEEYFLKTISSSIGAIKILEDYKYHISTIQPVKIELDTIYIDSDDELKKLSISYAIEQSIMMGKFEDSIKKTLEETEHIPLDLAENGRVHMSRREIAKERGRLFITKSNIYLHFELLDTPEFFWEYPELDIYYQSMRKYLELQPRIEILNRKMNVMQEILAILADEQNHKHSSILEWIIIILIAIEIILFIFNDFIS, translated from the coding sequence ATGGGGATCATAAAAGCATATAAATTTGCTGATGGTTTTGATTTTGACCTAATCAGGAAAGAAGTGCTTGGTACTTTTCGCGCAAAAGCTTTAAAAGATGTTCTCATCATTGCAAAAGACAACAATCTCTGTTTTTTGTTTAAATATGGTGTTGCTGTCTTCTGGGATTTTGAAGATGAGGAATACTTTCTGAAAACAATCAGTTCCTCTATTGGTGCAATAAAAATCTTAGAGGACTACAAGTATCATATTTCTACAATTCAGCCAGTCAAAATTGAGTTAGATACCATCTATATCGATTCTGATGATGAATTAAAAAAACTTTCCATATCCTATGCTATTGAGCAGTCTATAATGATGGGGAAATTTGAAGACTCGATTAAAAAAACACTCGAAGAAACTGAACATATTCCTTTGGATCTTGCAGAAAATGGTCGTGTCCACATGAGTAGACGGGAAATAGCCAAAGAAAGAGGACGCCTTTTTATTACGAAGTCAAACATATATTTACATTTTGAACTTTTAGATACACCAGAGTTTTTCTGGGAGTATCCTGAACTGGATATTTACTATCAAAGTATGAGAAAGTATCTCGAACTGCAACCACGTATCGAAATTCTTAACAGAAAAATGAATGTAATGCAGGAGATATTAGCTATTCTTGCAGATGAGCAAAACCATAAACACAGCAGTATTTTAGAATGGATAATTATTATTCTTA